One stretch of Patagioenas fasciata isolate bPatFas1 chromosome 9, bPatFas1.hap1, whole genome shotgun sequence DNA includes these proteins:
- the TMEM207 gene encoding transmembrane protein 207 isoform X1, whose amino-acid sequence MFLLLVMQRRGALCFISWITGTGVLCLTFSQLADSELDCELGKRCIGQSDENFSSWYVWFLMLFFLALLLSCGICCCLQCWLKRRSCLPPQRTLAVFALGSSDAFCASEAPQCPLSGSPSPCMTAEMSSSPASQFSLGGTDLPPSYEDIMKENKL is encoded by the exons ATGTTTCTCCTGCTAGTGATGCAGAGACGGGGAGCTTTGTGTTTCATTTCATGGATCACAGGAACTGGAGTTCTGTGTTTAACCTTCTCGCAG TTAGCAGATTCAGAGTTGGACTGTGAGCTTGGCAAGAG GTGCATTGGGCAGAGCGATGAGAACTTTAGCAGCTGGTATGTGTG GTTCCTGATGTTGTTTTTCCTGGCCTTGCTCCTGTCCTGCgggatctgctgctgcctgcagtgcTGGCTGAAGCGGCGGAGCTGCCTCCCTCCCCAACGCACCCTGGCTGTCTTTGCACTCGGCAGCTCGGATGCTTTTTGTG CAAGTGAAGCACCCCAGTGCCCGTTGTCTGGATCTCCGAGCCCCTGCATGACTGCAGAGATGTCCTCTTCTCCTGCCTCACAGTTCAGCCTCGGGGGAACTGACTTGCCTCCATCCTACGAGGATATTATGAAGGAAAACAAGCTCTAG
- the TMEM207 gene encoding transmembrane protein 207 isoform X2, with protein MFLLLVMQRRGALCFISWITGTGVLCLTFSQLADSELDCELGKRCIGQSDENFSSWFLMLFFLALLLSCGICCCLQCWLKRRSCLPPQRTLAVFALGSSDAFCASEAPQCPLSGSPSPCMTAEMSSSPASQFSLGGTDLPPSYEDIMKENKL; from the exons ATGTTTCTCCTGCTAGTGATGCAGAGACGGGGAGCTTTGTGTTTCATTTCATGGATCACAGGAACTGGAGTTCTGTGTTTAACCTTCTCGCAG TTAGCAGATTCAGAGTTGGACTGTGAGCTTGGCAAGAG GTGCATTGGGCAGAGCGATGAGAACTTTAGCAGCTG GTTCCTGATGTTGTTTTTCCTGGCCTTGCTCCTGTCCTGCgggatctgctgctgcctgcagtgcTGGCTGAAGCGGCGGAGCTGCCTCCCTCCCCAACGCACCCTGGCTGTCTTTGCACTCGGCAGCTCGGATGCTTTTTGTG CAAGTGAAGCACCCCAGTGCCCGTTGTCTGGATCTCCGAGCCCCTGCATGACTGCAGAGATGTCCTCTTCTCCTGCCTCACAGTTCAGCCTCGGGGGAACTGACTTGCCTCCATCCTACGAGGATATTATGAAGGAAAACAAGCTCTAG